One genomic segment of Primulina tabacum isolate GXHZ01 chromosome 9, ASM2559414v2, whole genome shotgun sequence includes these proteins:
- the LOC142504558 gene encoding serine/threonine-protein kinase 52-like, which translates to MDAIKNEDVGEVPKADKLKGTGSLTGKGFGEKGAGSISSKDMVFRADKIDLKSLDVQLEKHLSRVWSRNIENQGSQKPKEVWEIDPSKLEIRYLVAQGTYGTVYRGTYDNQDVAVKLLDWGEDGMATAAETAALRASFKQEVAVWHKLDHPNVTRFVGASMGTSEIKIPSKNTSENNTNLPLRACCVVVEFLAGGTLKNYLFKNRKKKLAFKIVIQLALDLSRGLSYLHSKKIVHRDVKAENMLLDSQRTLKIADFGVARVEAQNPKDMTGETGTLGYMAPEVLDGKPYNRKCDVYSFGICLWEIYCCDLPYPDLSFAEVSSAVVRQNLRPEIPRCCPTSVVSVMKKCWDANPEKRPDMDEVVRLLEAIDTSKGGGMIPEDQAGGCFCFAPTRGP; encoded by the exons ATGGATGCAATAAAAAATGAAGATGTTGGAGAGGTGCCAAAAGCTGATAAATTGAAGGGCACCGGAAGTCTGACCGGTAAGGGCTTCGGCGAAAAGGGCGCAGGTAGCATAAGTAGCAAAGATATGGTTTTTCGGGCAGATAAAATCGATCTCAAAAGTTTGGATGTGCAGCTTGAGAAGCATTTAAGCCGGGTTTGGTCGAGAAACATTGAGAATCAGGGAAGCCAGAAGCCTAAGGAGGTGTGGGAAATCGATCCGTCGAAGTTGGAAATTCGATATCTAGTGGCTCAGGGGACGTATGGCACGGTTTATCGGGGTACTTACGATAATCAGGATGTTGCAG TGAAGTTGCTTGACTGGGGAGAAGATGGCATGGCCACAGCTGCGGAAACTGCCGCTCTTCGTGCATCATTTAAACAAGAGGTCGCTGTTTGGCACAAGCTTGACCACCCAAATGTTACCAGA TTTGTTGGTGCTTCAATGGGGACTTCAGAAATCAAAATCCCGTCCAAGAACACTTCTGAGAACAATACCAACCTTCCATTGAGAGCATGTTGTGTCGTCGTTGAATTTCTTGCTGGAGGGACATTGAAGAACTACTTATTCAAGAATAGGAAGAAGAAGCTCGCCTTTAAAATTGTGATACAACTTGCTTTGGACCTATCTAGAgg GCTTAGCTATCTGCACTCGAAGAAAATTGTACATCGAGATGTCAAAGCTGAAAACATGCTATTAGATTCTCAGAGAACTCTGAAAATTGCCGATTTTGGTGTGGCTCGTGTTGAAGCTCAAAACCCCAAGGACATGACTGGTGAAACTGGAACCCTAGGCTATATGGCCCCTGAG GTACTGGATGGGAAGCCCTATAACCGAAAATGTGATGTCTACAGCTTTGGTATATGTTTATGGGAAATATATTGCTGTGATCTGCCTTATCCAGATCTTAGTTTCGCTGAGGTTTCTTCCGCTGTTGTTCGACAG AATTTGAGGCCCGAGATTCCTCGGTGTTGTCCCACTTCCGTTGTAAGTGTCATGAAAAAGTGCTGGGACGCAAACCCAGAGAAGCGACCAGACATGGATGAGGTCGTAAGGCTGCTGGAAGCAATCGACACGAGCAAAGGAGGTGGAATGATACCAGAAGACCAGGCTGGAGGGTGTTTCTGCTTCGCTCCCACTCGAGGACCGTAA